One genomic segment of Catalinimonas alkaloidigena includes these proteins:
- a CDS encoding OsmC family protein yields the protein MHSIKSTYLGELRCENIHIKSQNKIHTDAPTDNNGKGEAFSPTDLVCASLCSCMMTIMGIRAQKNDIVLEDLEADVTKVMASNPRKISKIKIDFRLGKTNATEEQIQMLKEAALTCPVALSLNPEIKQDVSFAF from the coding sequence ATGCATAGCATAAAGTCTACATATCTTGGAGAATTACGTTGCGAGAATATTCATATCAAATCTCAGAACAAAATTCACACCGACGCACCTACTGATAATAATGGCAAAGGTGAAGCATTTTCACCCACTGACCTTGTCTGTGCATCACTATGTAGTTGTATGATGACGATTATGGGGATCAGAGCACAAAAGAACGACATTGTTCTTGAAGATCTTGAAGCCGATGTTACGAAAGTGATGGCTTCAAACCCAAGAAAGATATCTAAAATCAAAATTGATTTTCGCTTAGGAAAAACCAATGCAACTGAAGAGCAGATTCAAATGCTAAAAGAAGCTGCACTTACATGCCCGGTGGCCTTGAGTTTAAACCCTGAAATTAAACAAGATGTTTCTTTTGCTTTCTGA
- the ytxJ gene encoding bacillithiol system redox-active protein YtxJ: MNWKQLDKLNIVEEIKTKSAEYPILIFKHSTRCSISSMALNRLERAWKAELSESSEAYLLDLIKNREISNAVASTFDVAHQSPQVLVIKDGKCVYHNSHMGISFQEISQQLASVA; encoded by the coding sequence ATGAACTGGAAGCAATTAGATAAACTGAACATCGTAGAAGAAATTAAAACTAAATCAGCCGAATACCCAATCCTGATTTTTAAACACAGCACACGCTGTAGTATTAGTAGTATGGCGCTTAACCGCTTGGAGAGAGCCTGGAAAGCCGAACTTTCAGAAAGCTCAGAGGCCTACTTACTGGATCTGATTAAGAACAGGGAAATTTCCAATGCCGTGGCCAGCACTTTTGATGTAGCCCATCAGTCGCCTCAGGTATTAGTCATCAAAGACGGTAAGTGTGTTTACCATAATTCACATATGGGTATTTCTTTTCAGGAGATCAGTCAGCAACTAGCCAGCGTGGCCTGA
- a CDS encoding RNA polymerase sigma factor has product MNIQSFKSAVFPIQGKLYRLAKMMLGNDEEAEDAVQEVLLKLWLNRQNLKNYRSIEALAMIITKNQCLDKLKSAHWRKSEVGEPPDTTHSWDSPYKTTELNDSKEILIKLMHELPEQQKLIMHLRDIEEYSYEEIEKITGLCINNIRVSLSRARKSIREQFTKVNAYGSAGN; this is encoded by the coding sequence ATGAATATTCAAAGTTTTAAAAGCGCGGTCTTTCCGATACAGGGAAAATTGTATCGCCTTGCTAAAATGATGCTTGGCAATGATGAAGAGGCTGAAGATGCCGTTCAGGAGGTCTTGCTGAAACTATGGCTCAATCGTCAGAATCTGAAGAACTACAGAAGTATTGAGGCCTTGGCCATGATCATCACTAAAAATCAATGCTTGGACAAGCTTAAATCAGCGCACTGGAGAAAATCAGAAGTCGGAGAACCACCGGATACAACGCACAGCTGGGACTCCCCCTATAAAACCACTGAACTTAATGATAGTAAGGAAATTTTGATAAAGTTGATGCATGAACTTCCCGAACAACAAAAACTCATCATGCATTTGCGTGACATAGAGGAGTATTCATACGAAGAAATTGAAAAAATTACTGGTTTATGTATCAATAACATCAGAGTAAGCCTATCAAGAGCCAGGAAAAGTATCCGCGAACAGTTTACTAAAGTTAATGCTTATGGAAGCGCAGGAAATTAA